The Brachionichthys hirsutus isolate HB-005 chromosome 1, CSIRO-AGI_Bhir_v1, whole genome shotgun sequence genome has a window encoding:
- the LOC137898141 gene encoding troponin T, fast skeletal muscle isoforms-like: protein MSDTEEVDQLEDEEAQEELVEVEVAPEAEAQVEAEPEPEPEPQEVLRDEEEAYGEEDEGDEDEEKPKYKPAAPKIPDGEKVDFDDIQKKRQNKDLVELQSLIDAHFECRKKEEEELIGLKDRIEKRRAERAEQQRIRAEKDKERQARREAERQRKEDADAHRKAEDEAKKKTALSNMGSGFSGILQRAEQRRGKKQTEREKKKKIMAERCKPLSIDDFSEASLRDKAKELWEWLHNLEAVKYDHCEKLKRQRYEVVSLRNRIDELQKHSKKGAATRRRRK from the exons CCCAGGAGGAGCTAGTAGAAGTAGAAGTAGCTCCTGAGGCGGAGGCCCAGGTagaagcagaaccagaaccagaaccagagccgcAGGAGGTGCTTCGTGACGAGGAAG AGGCCTACGGAGAGGAAG ACGAGGGCGATGAAGATG AAGAGAAGCCAAAGTACAA ACCCGCGGCGCCAAAGATCCCCGATGGCGAGAAAGTGGACTTTGAT GACATCCAGAAGAAGCGCCAGAACAAAGACCTGGTGGAGCTGCAGTCGTTGATCGACGCCCACTTCGAGTgcaggaagaaggaggaggaggagcttatcGGCCTCAAAGACAGGATT GAGAAGCGCCGCGCTGAGCGAGCCGAGCAGCAGAGGATTCGTGCTGAGAAGGACAAAGAGAGGCAGGCCAGGCGAGAG GCCGAgcggcagaggaaggaggacgcCGACGCCCACAGGAAGGCCGAGGATGAAGCCAAGAAGAAGACGGCGCTGAGCAACATGGGGTCGGGCTTCAGCGGCATCCTGCAGAGG gcggagcagaggagaggcaaGAAGCAGACTgaaagggagaagaagaagaagatcatgGCTGAGCGGTGCAAACCGCTGAGCATCGACGACTTCAGCGAGGCCAGCCTGAG GGACAAGGCGAAGGAGCTGTGGGAGTGGCTGCACAACCTGGAGGCCGTGAAATACGACCACTGCGAGAAGCTGAAGAGACAAAGATACGAG gtggTCTCTCTCAGGAACCGCATCGACGAGCTGCAGAAACA CAGCAAGAAAGGAGCCGCCACGCGCCGCCGCAGGAAGTGA